The bacterium genome contains a region encoding:
- the lspA gene encoding signal peptidase II, with amino-acid sequence MIIFFSALSIFLIDQIIKFCIVEHLYLGQEISIVKNIFSISFVTNKGIAFGLFSNSNFPFVLISIAVLVCMTLVFISFNKDAISKKAEVWIRIAYGLILGGAFSNMLDRIRIGEVIDFLDFHIWPVFNIGDSAICVGAGIFVLNILRSKSKIKSHASNTV; translated from the coding sequence ATGATAATCTTCTTTTCTGCTTTATCTATATTTCTTATAGATCAGATTATAAAGTTCTGTATAGTAGAGCATCTTTATTTGGGCCAAGAAATATCAATCGTTAAAAATATATTCAGTATTTCCTTTGTCACAAATAAAGGAATTGCGTTTGGCTTATTTTCAAATTCCAACTTTCCTTTTGTCTTAATATCCATAGCAGTGCTTGTATGTATGACATTAGTGTTTATTTCATTTAATAAAGACGCTATATCAAAAAAGGCGGAGGTTTGGATAAGAATTGCATATGGATTAATTTTAGGCGGTGCATTTAGTAATATGCTGGATAGAATAAGAATAGGGGAGGTTATTGACTTTTTGGACTTTCATATCTGGCCTGTATTTAATATTGGAGATTCTGCAATATGTGTAGGGGCTGGAATATTTGTGTTGAATATTTTAAGAAGCAAGAGCAAAATAAAAAGCCATGCATCCAATACTGTTTAA
- the lgt gene encoding prolipoprotein diacylglyceryl transferase has protein sequence MHPILFKIGPVVIYSYGVMVAVAFLSSVYLLSRSAQKVGISSKNIADLGLVLLISGIIGARLLYVLTEIEYYRANPLEIVMIWKGGLIFYGGFIVAFVCGWVFLKRNKMPVLKTCDHIIPYLALAQAIGRIGCFFNGCCFGKPTNLPWGMIFPKGSIAGDIYPAMHIHPTQLYSVYTNFLIFAILLLFENWKKFDGQILYLYLILYSVSRFLIEFLRADNPHILMGLTIAQVICVVLFLTGVVMYIRGAARRR, from the coding sequence ATGCATCCAATACTGTTTAAAATCGGTCCAGTAGTTATTTATTCGTATGGAGTGATGGTAGCCGTTGCCTTTCTCAGCTCCGTATATCTCCTAAGTCGCTCAGCGCAAAAAGTAGGTATTAGCAGCAAAAATATCGCAGATCTTGGGCTAGTTCTTTTAATTTCAGGCATAATTGGAGCAAGATTATTATATGTTCTTACAGAAATAGAATATTACAGAGCAAATCCCCTTGAGATAGTAATGATCTGGAAAGGGGGACTGATTTTCTATGGTGGATTTATTGTAGCATTTGTTTGTGGCTGGGTATTTTTAAAAAGAAACAAAATGCCTGTCCTGAAAACCTGTGATCATATAATTCCATATCTTGCATTAGCCCAGGCAATAGGGAGAATCGGATGTTTCTTTAATGGATGTTGTTTTGGAAAGCCGACAAATCTTCCATGGGGAATGATATTCCCAAAAGGAAGCATAGCAGGAGATATCTATCCTGCTATGCATATTCATCCAACACAGTTATATTCTGTTTATACGAATTTTTTGATATTTGCAATACTCTTATTATTTGAAAATTGGAAGAAGTTTGACGGGCAAATTTTATATCTGTATTTAATTCTATATTCTGTATCAAGATTTCTTATAGAATTCCTGCGGGCAGACAACCCACATATTTTAATGGGATTAACAATAGCTCAGGTAATTTGTGTTGTGTTATTTCTAACAGGAGTAGTTATGTATATTAGAGGAGCGGCTCGAAGGAGATGA